A stretch of DNA from Halorubrum sp. BOL3-1:
GTATCGTCCGCTGGACCGCCGCGCGGGACCGCCGGACCGGCGTCGATCGGACGTACGCGGCCGCGACGACGAGGATTAACAGCACGCGGTAGCTCGCCAGCCCGGTCGCGACCGCGTCGCCGACCCTGAACCGGGGGTCACCGAGGGTCGCACCCGCGACGAGCGGCGCGACGAGCAGGAACGGGAGCGCGAAGCGATACGCCCACAGGTCCCGCGGGCCGCCGCCCGCGAGCGCGAGACAGCCCGCCGCGACGACCGTGAGGGCGGCGAGCCCTCGCGGGGTCGTGTACGCGTACGCGACGGCCGCAAAGGTGATTTGAACGAGGAGCTTCGACCGGGGGTCGAGCCGGTGCGCGAACGCGTCGTCGGGGACGTACGAGAGGGTCACGTCGGGTCCGTCTCCGTCGGCGACGGGCCAGTCCCCGTCGGCGGCGAGCCGCCTCTGCTCCCGAATGCGCTCGGGACCCGAACGTCGAGTCCGGGAAGGTCGTCGGCCGCACGCTCGGGGGACGCGTCGACGGCGACCCGTCCGTCCGCGAGGCCGACGACCCGGTCCGCAAGCGCGAGGACGTCGCGCAGGTCGTGCGTGACGACGACGACGCCGATCCCGTCGGCGTGAAGCTCTCGAAGCCGATCCAGCACGGACCGGCGCGCCGGCTCGTCGAGACCGGTGAGCGGCTCGTCGAGGACGAGGTGGTCGGGCTCCATCGCCAGCGCGCCAGCGACGGCGACACGCTCGCGTTCGCCCCCCGACAGCGACTCGATCCGGTCGTCCTCGCGGTCCGCCATGTTCACGGCGTCGAGCGCGGCGTCGACGCGCCGGTCGATCTCGCCGTGCGACAGGCCGAGGTTCTCCGGGCCGAACGCGACATCGGCACCGACGGTGGCGGCCACCAGCTGGTCGCGGGGGTCCTGAAACACCATCCCGACGGCGGTCCGAGCGGCGAGGGGGTCGTCCGTGACGGGCGTTCCGTCGACCGCGACCGCGCCGGCGTCCGGGTCGACGAGCCCGTTGAACGTCCGGACGAGCGTCGTCTTACCAGAGCCGTTCGCGCCCGCGAGGACGACGAACTCCCCGTCTGGGACCGACAGCGAGACGTCGTCGACGGCGACGACGCCCTCGCCGTCGCCGTCACCCCGGCTCTCCCCGCCGTATCGAACGGTGACGCCGTCGGCGTCGATCACGGCGTCAGGCGGCGGTGATCGCGTCGGACCGGACGATCCCGACCGCCGCGGCGACCTTCGCGGCCTCGGCCGGGAGGAAGACGGCCGCACCCTGGACGACCGCTTCGCCGAGCGCGAGGTCGAGCGAGAGGACCAGCCCGACGACGCCGAGCGCGTAGATGACGAGCGTCCCGACGACCGTCGCACCGACGAGCGTCGGAAGCCGGACGGCGTCGAGGTCGCGGAGCGTGGGTCCGCGGTGGACGATCCCGCCGACGAGCGCGGCCGCGATCGGGTACGACCAGAGGTAGCCGGCGGTGTCGCCGACGAGCGCCGCGAACCCGGCTGACCCGCCGGCGAACACCGGCGCGCCGAGCGCACCCGCGAGGAGGTATAAGACGAGCGCGAGACCGCCCCACAGGGGACCGAGGAAGATCCCGGCGAGGAAGACGCCCAGCACCTGTAGCGTCACCGGAGCGGGTGACAGCGGGAACGGGAACGATACGTACGCGAACGCGCCGACGAGCGCCGCGAACAGCGCGGCGCGCGCGAGGTTCGTCGCCGCCTCGTCGCCGACGAGGTCGACGGACTCCGTGTTCGTTGCCATGCGTGAACGGACTCGTAAACGTACTTGAACGTAATGGTTTACGAGTTCGAGACCGGCGGGACGGACTCGAAACGCACCGGGTCCAAGTATCAGGGGAGTCTCTAGATAATCGCTGAATAATAACGTTCATATCTGCCCGCCGTCCACGACGCGAGTATGCCCAAGATCAGCGTCGAGATTCCGGCGGAGCTGCTCGGTGACCTCGACGAACACGTCGGCGACGACGGGAAGTTCGTGAACCGCAGCGACGCGGTGCGCGCGTCGATCCGGAAGAACCTCGACCTGCTCGACGAGATCGACGCCCGCCACGACCGGCTGGCGGGCGACGGGACGACCGAGGGCGGCGACGAAGTGGCAGAGAGCCGACGGGCCGCGGAGGACGCCGATGAGTAGCCGAACGGGCGACGGCGAGAGCGGTCCCTTCCGAACCGACCCGTTCGACCGGTCGGCGGTCGCGGCGGTCGGGCTGATCACGCTGTTCACGGTGGCGCTCGGAACCTCGCAGCTCACCGCCGCGAAGGTGCTCGCCTTACCGCTCCCGTTCGCGCTCCCGGTCGTCGGAGCGGAGATCCTGTTGCCGGGCGCCGCGCTCGCGTACGCGCTCACGTTCCTCGCGTCGGACTGTTACGCGGAGCTGTACGGCCGGCGGGCAACGCAGGTCGTCGTCAACGTCGCGTTCCTCGCGAACTTCCTCGTGCTCGCGCTGGTGTGGTCGACGCTCGCGGCGCCCGGCGTCGACCCCGAGGTGTCGGCCGCCTTCCGGACCGCGCTCGGGCCGGCGGCGAACATCGTCGCCGGCAGCCTGCTGGCGTACCTCGTCAGCCAGAACTGGGACGTGTTCGTCTTCCACGCGATCCGCGACCGGACCGGCGAGGGAATGCTGTGGCTCCGTAACCTCGCGTCGACGGCGACGAGTCAGGCGATCGACACCGTCATTTTCGTCGGGGTCGCCTTCTACGTCGCGCCGATCCTGCTCGGCGTCGGGAACCCGCTCCCCGGGAGCGTCCTCCTCGCGCTCGGACTGGGCCAGTACCTCCTCAAGCTCGCGATCGCCGTGCTCGACACGCCGGTCGTCTACCTCGTCGTCGGCGCGGTTCGGAAGCGGACGCCGTAGCCGGTCGAATCGGGAAACCGACGCGCCGGCGCGTCAGCGCGTCGACGCTCCCCGGCTCGGCGGCGAACCGAAGTTCCACGAGCGCAAGAGACTTACCGAGCCGTGCGAACTATACGCATGGATATTCGCGTACAGGGAGACGTTCCTCCCGACCCGTTTCTCGGCGCCGCGAGCCTCTTCGAGACCGAGCGGTCCGTTGAGGCGCCGGTCCGCGTCGTGGTCAGCGAGGACCCCGACGAGCGGACCTGGGCCGGCCACTACGACGACCACCACGTCCTGAACGTCTCCCGGCGAGCCGCCACGAGCGCGATGGCGCGCGAGCTGGCGATCCACGAGCTCGCACACATGGCCCGCTACGAGGAGGGGCACCCCTCGCACCTCCAGTCGACCGAGGAGGCGCTGTACCTTGGTCTCTCCGGCGAAACGGTCGAGCGCCGCAAGCTCGCGCACTGTTACCAGATCGCGAACCACATGAAGGACATCTACGCCGACGACATCACGCTCTCCGTCGCGCCCGCGGACAAGCTGCTCGGGTTCCTCGAATCGACGCTGGCGGCCGCCGTCGCGGACCGCCCCGACGTGTCGCGCACCGGTTCGCCGCCGGTGACGGCCGGCGCCGACCCGGAGATCACGGCCGTCAACGCCGCGTTCGCGCTGGCCCTGATCGAGCGGCACGATATCACCGGTCCCGACCACCGGATCTACGACCTCGCTCGCGCGGCCGGCAGCGACACC
This window harbors:
- a CDS encoding energy-coupling factor transporter transmembrane protein EcfT, with translation MTLSYVPDDAFAHRLDPRSKLLVQITFAAVAYAYTTPRGLAALTVVAAGCLALAGGGPRDLWAYRFALPFLLVAPLVAGATLGDPRFRVGDAVATGLASYRVLLILVVAAAYVRSTPVRRSRAAVQRTIPGKPGQFLGVGVALVFRFLPLLKRDLLSAREAMRARAGGERPVHERMRIVAVAGINRAFGRADRLGTALVARCFAWNPTLPRLALSRTDLPALALAAVLFAATLARIVFPRIA
- a CDS encoding energy-coupling factor ABC transporter ATP-binding protein — encoded protein: MIDADGVTVRYGGESRGDGDGEGVVAVDDVSLSVPDGEFVVLAGANGSGKTTLVRTFNGLVDPDAGAVAVDGTPVTDDPLAARTAVGMVFQDPRDQLVAATVGADVAFGPENLGLSHGEIDRRVDAALDAVNMADREDDRIESLSGGERERVAVAGALAMEPDHLVLDEPLTGLDEPARRSVLDRLRELHADGIGVVVVTHDLRDVLALADRVVGLADGRVAVDASPERAADDLPGLDVRVPSAFGSRGGSPPTGTGPSPTETDPT
- a CDS encoding biotin transporter BioY, whose translation is MATNTESVDLVGDEAATNLARAALFAALVGAFAYVSFPFPLSPAPVTLQVLGVFLAGIFLGPLWGGLALVLYLLAGALGAPVFAGGSAGFAALVGDTAGYLWSYPIAAALVGGIVHRGPTLRDLDAVRLPTLVGATVVGTLVIYALGVVGLVLSLDLALGEAVVQGAAVFLPAEAAKVAAAVGIVRSDAITAA
- a CDS encoding ribbon-helix-helix domain-containing protein, with translation MPKISVEIPAELLGDLDEHVGDDGKFVNRSDAVRASIRKNLDLLDEIDARHDRLAGDGTTEGGDEVAESRRAAEDADE
- a CDS encoding queuosine precursor transporter, giving the protein MSSRTGDGESGPFRTDPFDRSAVAAVGLITLFTVALGTSQLTAAKVLALPLPFALPVVGAEILLPGAALAYALTFLASDCYAELYGRRATQVVVNVAFLANFLVLALVWSTLAAPGVDPEVSAAFRTALGPAANIVAGSLLAYLVSQNWDVFVFHAIRDRTGEGMLWLRNLASTATSQAIDTVIFVGVAFYVAPILLGVGNPLPGSVLLALGLGQYLLKLAIAVLDTPVVYLVVGAVRKRTP
- a CDS encoding DUF5781 family protein, whose product is MDIRVQGDVPPDPFLGAASLFETERSVEAPVRVVVSEDPDERTWAGHYDDHHVLNVSRRAATSAMARELAIHELAHMARYEEGHPSHLQSTEEALYLGLSGETVERRKLAHCYQIANHMKDIYADDITLSVAPADKLLGFLESTLAAAVADRPDVSRTGSPPVTAGADPEITAVNAAFALALIERHDITGPDHRIYDLARAAGSDTDAVDVDAFKGRFLDLAHDPSESDYRKALVAAARAYAV